The following coding sequences lie in one Chelmon rostratus isolate fCheRos1 chromosome 2, fCheRos1.pri, whole genome shotgun sequence genomic window:
- the LOC121620109 gene encoding green-sensitive opsin, whose translation MENGTEGKNFYIPMNNRTGLVRSPFEYTQYYLADPWMFKLLALYMFFLICTGFPINFLTLLVTAQNKKLRQPLNFILVNLAVAGLIMVAFGFTVTFYTSIVGYFSLGPMGCAIEGFMATIGGQVSLWSLVVLAIERYIVVCKPMGSFKFTATHAGAGCAFTWIMACSCAVPPLVGWSRYIPEGIQVSCGPDYYTLAPGYNNESFVMYMFSCHFCVPVFTIFFTYGNLVCTVKAAAAQQQDSASTQKAEKEVTRMCILMVLGFLLAWTPYASFAAWIFFNRGAAFSATAMAIPAFFSKSSALFNPIIYVLMNKQFRNCMLTTVGMGGMVEDETSVSTSKTEVSSVS comes from the exons ATGGAGAACGGCACAGAGGGCAAGAACTTCTACATCCCAATGAACAACAGGACGGGGCTTGTGCGGAGTCCTTTTGAATACACTCAGTATTATTTGGCAGATCCATGGATGTTCAAACTGCTGGCGCTCTACATGTTCTTCCTGATCTGCACTGGCTTTCCCATCAACTTTCTGACACTGTTGGTCACGGCTCAGAACAAGAAGCTCCGGCAACCTCTCAACTTCATCCTGGTCAACCTGGCTGTGGCTGGACTGATCATGGTCGCCTTTGGATTCACAGTCACCTTTTATACTTCCATAGTGGGCTATTTCTCCTTGGGACCCATGGGCTGTGCAATTGAAGGATTCATGGCTACCATTGGAG GTCAAGTGTCTCTGTGGTCTCTTGTGGTTCTGGCTATTGAGAGATACATTGTGGTCTGCAAACCCATGGGTAGCTTCAAATTTACAGCCACACACGCTGGAGCAGGTTGTGCATTCACCTGGATCATGGCTTGCTCCTGTGCTGTCCCTCCTCTTGTTGGCTGGTCAAG GTACATTCCTGAGGGAATACAGGTTTCCTGCGGACCCGACTACTACACTCTGGCCCCAGGCTACAACAACGAGTCCTTCGTCATGTACATGTTCAGCTGCCACTTCTGTGTTCCTGTCTTCACCATCTTCTTCACTTATGGAAACTTAGTGTGCACCGTGAAGGCG GCTGCAGCCCAGCAACAGGACTCAGCATCCACCCAAAAGGCTGAGAAGGAAGTAACACGCATGTGCATCCTGATGGTGTTGGGCTTCCTGTTGGCCTGGACTCCATATGCCAGCTTTGCTGCTTGGATTTTCTTCAACAGGGGAGCTGCGTTCTCAGCCACGGCCATGGCAATCCCTGCCTTCTTCTCAAAGAGCTCAGCATTGTTCAATCCTATTATCTACGTACTGATGAACAAACAG ttccGTAACTGTATGCTTACCACTGTTGGAATGGGCGGTATGGTGGAGGATGAGACCTCAGTATCAACCAGCAAGACAGaagtttcctctgtttcctAA
- the LOC121613377 gene encoding green-sensitive opsin-like, producing the protein MAWEGGMEPNGTEGKNFYIPMSNRTGLVRSPFEYPQYYLGDPILFKMLAAYMFFLICTGFPINFLTLLVTAQNKKLRQPLNFILVNLAVAGLIMVCFGFTITFVTAINGYFIFGPMGCAVEGFMATLGGQVALWSLVVLAVERYIVVCKPMGSFKFTGAHAGAGVVFTWIMAMACAAPPLGGWSRYIPEGLQCSCGPDYYTLAPGFNNESYVMYMFICHFCVPVGTIFFTYGSLVLTVKAAAAQQQESESTQKAEREVTRMCVLMVLGFLVAWTPYASFAAWIFFNKGAAFSATAMAIPAFFSKSSALFNPIIYVLMNKQFRNCMLSTVGMGGMVEDETSVSTSKTEVSSVS; encoded by the exons ATGGCTTGGGAAGGAGGAATGGAACCCAACGGCACAGAGGGCAAGAACTTCTACATCCCCATGTCCAACAGGACAGGGCTTGTGAGGAGTCCTTTTGAATATCCACAGTACTACCTGGGGGACCCAATCCTATTCAAAATGCTGGCAGCCTACATGTTCTTCCTGATCTGCACTGGCTTCCCCATCAATTTCCTGACACTGTTGGTCACGGCCCAGAACAAGAAGCTCAGGCAACCTCTCAACTTCATCCTGGTCAACCTGGCTGTGGCTGGACTGATCATGGTCTGCTTTGGCTTCACCATCACCTTCGTAACTGCTATCAATGGCTACTTTATTTTTGGACCGATGGGTTGTGCTGTGGAGGGATTCATGGCTACTCTGGGAG GTCAGGTTGCCCTCTGGTCACTGGTCGTCCTGGCTGTTGAGAGATACATTGTCGTCTGCAAACCCATGGGAAGCTTCAAGTTCACTGGAGCTCACGCAGGAGCTGGAGTTGTTTTCACCTGGATCATGGCTATGGCTTGTGCCGCCCCTCCACTGGGTGGCTGGTCCAG GTACATTCCTGAGGGTCTGCAGTGCTCTTGTGGACCTGACTACTACACTCTGGCCCCGGGCTTCAACAATGAATCATATGTCATGTACATGTTTATCTGCCACTTCTGTGTACCAGTCGGCACCATCTTCTTCACGTATGGAAGCCTTGTGCTGACAGTCAAAGCT gcagcagctcagcagcaggagTCGGAGTCCACCCAGAAAGCTGAGAGGGAAGTGACACGCATGTGCGTCCTGATGGTGCTGGGCTTCCTGGTGGCCTGGACTCCATACGCCAGCTTTGCTGCATGGATCTTCTTCAACAAGGGAGCTGCGTTCTCAGCCACAGCCATGGCCATTCCTGCCTTCTTCTCAAAGAGCTCAGCATTGTTCAATCCTATTATCTACGTACTGATGAACAAACAG tTCCGTAACTGCATGCTCTCTACAGTTGGAATGGGCGGCATGGTTGAAGATGAGACCTCAGTGTCCACCAGCAAGACAGAagtctcctctgtctcttaa